The following are from one region of the Abiotrophia defectiva ATCC 49176 genome:
- a CDS encoding DUF1292 domain-containing protein produces MPHEHDHHHDHDHDHHHDHDHHEHITIVDENGNEALYEILFTFESEDYGKNYVILYPAGAIDDEDVELQAYSFTEGEDGQSGELLPIEDEKEWDMVEEVLNTFLDEEGNF; encoded by the coding sequence ATGCCACACGAACACGACCACCATCACGATCATGATCATGATCATCATCATGACCACGACCACCACGAACATATTACCATTGTGGATGAGAACGGAAATGAGGCTTTATACGAGATTCTCTTTACCTTCGAATCAGAAGATTATGGTAAGAACTACGTCATTCTCTACCCAGCGGGTGCTATTGACGATGAGGACGTAGAACTTCAAGCTTACTCATTTACGGAAGGCGAAGACGGACAGTCCGGTGAATTATTGCCAATCGAAGATGAGAAAGAATGGGATATGGTTGAGGAAGTCCTCAATACCTTCTTAGACGAAGAAGGCAATTTCTAA
- a CDS encoding ABC transporter ATP-binding protein, giving the protein METVTHPVIEMRGISKQFGTFFANKNINLELKKGEIHALLGENGAGKSTLMNILSGLLQPTDGQIYMNGQAVNIANPTVANNLHIGMVHQHFMLVNDFTVVENIMLGNEMVQGLRLDYKKAKAHIMNLSKQYGLAIDPDAKVANITVGMQQRVEILKTLYRGADILIFDEPTAVLTPQEIDELMVTLKSLASEGKSIIIITHKLAEIKQVADRCTIIRRGESIDTVDVATTSAKELADMMVGRSVSFKTEKKAASPGEVFLNVEDLVVKDERGIVATKNLSFQVRRGEVVGIAGIDGNGQSELILALAGLIPIESGKIELGGQDIVGKSPREITELGFGHIPEDRHKYGLVLPMKVEENLVLKSYYHTPYSEKGFLRFQAVEKKAKALIEQYDVRTVSEKVPVKSLSGGNQQKAIIARELSLNPDFLIAANPTRGLDVGAIEFIHKALIAERDDQKAVLLMSFELDEILNVSDRIIVMHDGHIMADIPASETNEQEIGLMMAGTSYEEVLSHRQTGGDANHEG; this is encoded by the coding sequence ATGGAAACAGTGACGCATCCAGTGATTGAAATGCGTGGTATTTCCAAACAGTTTGGGACATTTTTTGCCAATAAAAATATTAACCTCGAGCTCAAGAAGGGCGAAATTCATGCCTTGCTTGGTGAGAACGGGGCGGGTAAATCCACTCTGATGAACATTTTGTCCGGTCTCTTACAACCGACTGATGGGCAGATTTATATGAATGGCCAAGCAGTTAACATTGCCAATCCAACGGTCGCTAATAACCTACATATCGGGATGGTTCACCAGCACTTTATGTTGGTAAATGACTTTACGGTCGTTGAGAATATCATGTTAGGGAATGAAATGGTTCAAGGCTTACGTTTGGACTATAAGAAGGCCAAGGCTCATATTATGAACTTATCCAAGCAATATGGTTTAGCCATTGATCCAGACGCTAAGGTTGCCAACATCACGGTGGGGATGCAACAGCGGGTGGAAATCCTCAAGACCCTCTATCGTGGCGCCGATATTCTGATTTTCGACGAACCAACGGCAGTTTTAACACCACAAGAAATCGATGAACTCATGGTTACGCTCAAGTCCTTAGCGAGTGAGGGGAAGTCCATTATTATCATTACCCATAAGTTAGCAGAAATTAAGCAGGTAGCCGACCGTTGTACTATTATCCGGCGCGGGGAGTCCATTGATACGGTTGATGTAGCCACTACTTCTGCTAAGGAATTAGCCGATATGATGGTGGGACGTTCCGTCTCCTTCAAGACCGAGAAGAAGGCTGCTAGTCCTGGCGAGGTCTTCTTGAATGTGGAAGACTTAGTGGTTAAGGATGAACGGGGTATTGTTGCTACTAAGAACTTGAGTTTCCAAGTAAGACGTGGCGAAGTAGTGGGGATTGCCGGGATTGACGGGAACGGTCAGTCCGAGCTAATTCTAGCACTTGCGGGCCTCATTCCAATTGAATCAGGTAAGATCGAATTGGGCGGCCAGGATATTGTAGGTAAATCACCACGTGAAATTACGGAGTTAGGCTTTGGTCATATTCCTGAAGACCGCCACAAATATGGGTTAGTTTTGCCTATGAAGGTTGAGGAAAACTTAGTGCTCAAATCCTACTATCATACGCCATACTCTGAAAAAGGCTTCTTACGTTTCCAAGCTGTTGAGAAGAAGGCCAAGGCCTTGATTGAGCAGTATGATGTGCGGACTGTCTCTGAAAAAGTGCCAGTTAAGTCACTCTCGGGCGGGAACCAACAAAAGGCTATTATTGCCCGTGAGTTAAGCTTGAACCCTGATTTCCTGATTGCAGCTAACCCAACTCGGGGCTTAGATGTAGGGGCCATTGAATTTATCCATAAGGCCTTGATTGCTGAACGTGATGATCAGAAGGCTGTCCTCTTGATGAGTTTCGAATTAGACGAAATTCTCAATGTATCTGATCGCATTATTGTCATGCACGACGGCCATATCATGGCAGACATTCCGGCATCTGAAACCAATGAACAAGAAATCGGCTTGATGATGGCGGGGACCTCATATGAAGAAGTATTAAGCCATCGTCAAACAGGAGGTGACGCTAATCATGAAGGATAA
- a CDS encoding sensor histidine kinase, translated as MNLHLWRRLFLYQLLVNLAITTIMVGLQVYVFQTLSLASLWELTWFQIPFYLVLVGANFSIALVVSGFLTFFLSGPYEELRAKINWLLLGKYQHPIFKDSGKGLHAWYDYSGVVSSDLNRIRDKLVQLSRDLQDFAASPTFVGEETKEEIIETERHRIARELHDSVSQQLFAATMMLSAIKDQEQVEIAEPIRQQIIRVDKVISTAQIEMRALLLHLRPIGLEDRSLKQGIEQLLLELQTKIPTTIVWDLADVRLESGIEDHLFRIVQEAISNTLRHARANRLEVYLQVDESSAQLKIVDDGLGFDMDKADKVGSYGLRNIRERVTNLGGECKILSMTGKGTVLDISLPIRF; from the coding sequence ATGAACCTACATTTATGGCGCCGTCTCTTCCTCTATCAGCTCTTGGTTAATTTGGCCATTACAACCATTATGGTGGGTCTTCAAGTCTACGTCTTCCAGACCTTGAGTTTGGCTAGTCTCTGGGAGTTGACCTGGTTCCAAATTCCATTTTATCTGGTCTTAGTAGGGGCTAATTTCAGTATTGCCCTGGTAGTATCAGGCTTCCTGACTTTCTTCCTCAGTGGCCCTTATGAAGAGCTTCGGGCTAAGATTAATTGGCTTTTGCTAGGAAAATATCAGCATCCTATTTTTAAGGATTCTGGCAAGGGGCTGCACGCCTGGTATGATTATAGTGGTGTGGTTTCATCAGATCTCAACCGTATCCGTGACAAGCTCGTCCAGCTGTCTAGAGACCTGCAGGATTTTGCTGCTTCCCCAACCTTCGTAGGGGAAGAAACCAAGGAAGAAATTATCGAGACTGAACGCCATCGGATTGCGCGGGAGCTTCATGATTCGGTTAGTCAGCAGCTCTTTGCAGCCACCATGATGCTTTCAGCCATCAAAGACCAAGAGCAGGTTGAGATTGCAGAACCTATCCGCCAACAAATTATTCGGGTCGATAAGGTTATTTCGACGGCTCAAATTGAGATGCGAGCCCTCTTATTACATTTGAGACCGATTGGATTAGAAGACCGGTCCCTTAAGCAGGGGATTGAACAGTTATTACTTGAGCTCCAGACCAAGATTCCGACGACGATTGTCTGGGACTTGGCCGATGTGCGCTTGGAATCCGGTATTGAGGACCATCTCTTCCGTATTGTACAAGAAGCTATTTCCAATACCTTAAGACACGCTAGAGCTAACCGTCTGGAGGTCTACCTCCAGGTGGATGAGAGCTCGGCTCAGCTCAAAATCGTGGATGACGGCCTAGGCTTTGACATGGATAAGGCTGACAAGGTCGGATCCTATGGTTTGCGTAATATTCGAGAACGGGTGACCAATCTTGGAGGCGAATGTAAGATTCTCAGTATGACAGGTAAGGGGACTGTTCTGGATATCTCCCTGCCTATTAGATTTTAA
- the udk gene encoding uridine kinase: MSNRPIVIGVTGGSGSGKSSVSMKLMEIFADLSVMMLQHDFYYKDQSHLPFEERLKTNYDHPLAFDTDLFVADLNRLLEGQAIDKPVYDFANHTRSSEVIHQESKDVIIVEGILILEDPRLRDLMDIKVYVDTDDDIRLARRILRDIKERGRSVESVINQYVDVVKPMHHQFIEPTKRYADIIVPEGGYNQVAIDLLATKIHSILQGKALEAKQEA, encoded by the coding sequence ATGTCAAACCGTCCGATTGTAATTGGCGTAACCGGGGGTTCCGGGAGTGGAAAGTCCAGTGTCAGCATGAAGCTCATGGAGATTTTCGCCGATTTATCTGTCATGATGCTCCAGCATGACTTCTACTATAAGGACCAATCTCACCTACCTTTTGAAGAAAGACTTAAAACCAACTATGACCATCCATTGGCTTTTGACACGGATTTATTCGTGGCCGATCTTAATCGTCTCTTAGAGGGGCAAGCCATCGATAAGCCAGTTTATGACTTTGCCAACCACACGCGTAGCAGTGAAGTCATTCATCAAGAATCTAAGGATGTCATTATCGTGGAAGGAATCCTCATTCTGGAAGATCCGCGCTTACGCGACTTAATGGATATTAAGGTCTATGTTGATACCGATGACGATATTCGTTTGGCTCGCCGGATTCTCCGCGATATTAAAGAGCGTGGCCGTTCAGTGGAGTCGGTCATTAACCAATATGTGGACGTGGTTAAGCCAATGCACCACCAATTTATTGAGCCAACCAAGCGTTACGCCGATATTATTGTCCCAGAAGGGGGCTATAACCAAGTGGCGATTGACCTCTTAGCCACCAAGATTCATTCTATCCTACAAGGAAAGGCTCTCGAAGCCAAACAAGAAGCCTAA
- the ruvX gene encoding Holliday junction resolvase RuvX, which produces MYKRIMGLDVGSKTVGVAVSDLMGWTAQGLETIRIDEAAGDLGYDRLLELVDQHQVKELVIGLPKNMNNSLGPRAEASMAYGEGISKLRPELTIHYQDERLTTSQAERMLVTEGNVSRKKRKQVIDKLAAVIILQNYLDRIN; this is translated from the coding sequence ATGTATAAACGTATTATGGGCTTGGACGTAGGATCCAAGACAGTAGGAGTGGCTGTTAGCGACTTAATGGGCTGGACTGCTCAAGGTCTTGAAACCATTCGTATTGACGAAGCAGCGGGGGACTTAGGTTATGACCGCCTGCTGGAACTGGTTGATCAGCACCAGGTTAAGGAGCTTGTTATTGGCTTGCCTAAGAATATGAACAATAGTCTGGGACCAAGAGCAGAAGCCTCAATGGCCTATGGAGAGGGAATTAGTAAGTTAAGACCTGAATTGACTATCCACTATCAGGATGAGCGCTTAACCACTTCGCAAGCAGAACGTATGCTTGTTACAGAAGGAAATGTTAGCCGCAAGAAACGCAAGCAAGTTATTGATAAGCTAGCTGCGGTCATTATCCTACAGAATTATTTAGACCGAATTAATTAA
- the greA gene encoding transcription elongation factor GreA translates to MEEKVYPMTLEGKAKLEAELEDLKVNKRKEIIERIKIARSYGDLSENSEYDAAKDEQAFVEGRISVIEKMIRFAQIIDDRDVADDVVTLGRTVSFIELPGSDEESYTIVGSAEADPLEAKISNDSPIAKAIIGKKLGDVVTVETPGGSFDLKITKIEKN, encoded by the coding sequence ATGGAAGAAAAAGTATACCCAATGACCCTAGAAGGGAAAGCCAAATTAGAGGCTGAATTGGAAGATTTAAAAGTTAATAAACGTAAGGAGATTATTGAGCGCATTAAGATTGCCCGTTCATACGGTGACTTATCTGAAAACTCTGAGTACGATGCAGCAAAGGACGAACAAGCCTTCGTTGAAGGACGTATCTCTGTCATTGAGAAAATGATTCGTTTTGCGCAAATCATTGATGATCGCGATGTAGCAGATGATGTGGTGACCTTGGGTCGTACGGTAAGCTTCATTGAATTACCAGGTAGTGACGAAGAGTCGTATACCATTGTGGGTTCTGCTGAAGCAGATCCATTAGAAGCCAAAATCTCTAACGATTCACCAATTGCTAAGGCAATTATTGGTAAAAAATTAGGGGATGTCGTAACGGTGGAAACACCAGGCGGATCTTTTGACTTGAAGATTACCAAAATTGAGAAAAATTAA
- the mltG gene encoding endolytic transglycosylase MltG, with amino-acid sequence MKVDWDKVKQDAELKEDHQVKEELMTQRIVKYIILGLVALALVVGLGCFWYYNDSLKAVNNQKTETVQVTIPIGSSSKDIARLLKSQGLIKNADIFSFYMKAKSVNGLQAGHYDLSPSMDADTIIATLQKGGKPIEVDVDTKLTVVEGMQLEQIAQMVEENTPIKAADFLATANDASFIEELKSQYPSLISGLDGVEGLKYKLEGYLYPATYDYIAGTNVKDLIKQMVGKMNLEYQKLKEDMGNTNLTFHQILTLASIIEKEGVTDEDRKLISGVFYNRMNNEMPLQSDITVLYALGEHKELVTIKDTEVDSPYNLYKHTGLGPGPYNSPSLSAIQAAIYPTASDYFYFVADIETGNVYYATTLEEHEALVAKYVNKNSSQESSLSSSETE; translated from the coding sequence GTGAAAGTAGATTGGGACAAAGTCAAACAAGATGCGGAACTTAAGGAAGATCATCAGGTAAAAGAAGAATTGATGACCCAACGCATCGTCAAATACATTATCTTAGGATTAGTTGCCTTGGCCTTAGTTGTAGGTTTAGGTTGCTTCTGGTACTATAACGATTCCCTAAAGGCAGTTAACAACCAAAAGACAGAGACCGTGCAAGTGACCATTCCAATTGGCTCTAGCAGTAAGGACATCGCGCGTTTACTTAAGTCTCAAGGCTTGATTAAGAATGCCGATATCTTTAGCTTCTATATGAAGGCCAAAAGTGTCAATGGTCTCCAAGCTGGTCACTATGACTTAAGTCCTTCCATGGATGCCGATACCATCATTGCTACCCTTCAAAAGGGTGGTAAACCGATCGAAGTCGATGTGGATACCAAGCTAACCGTTGTTGAAGGTATGCAACTGGAACAAATTGCCCAAATGGTGGAAGAAAACACCCCGATTAAGGCTGCTGATTTCTTAGCAACTGCTAATGATGCTAGCTTCATCGAAGAATTAAAATCTCAATATCCGAGCTTAATTTCAGGTTTGGATGGGGTAGAAGGGCTCAAATATAAGTTAGAAGGTTACCTCTATCCGGCAACCTATGACTATATCGCCGGTACCAATGTTAAAGACCTGATTAAACAAATGGTGGGCAAGATGAACCTTGAATACCAAAAGCTTAAGGAAGATATGGGTAATACCAACTTGACCTTCCATCAAATTTTGACCTTAGCTTCTATTATAGAGAAGGAAGGGGTCACGGATGAAGACCGTAAGCTCATTTCGGGCGTCTTCTATAACCGTATGAACAACGAGATGCCACTGCAATCCGATATTACCGTCCTCTATGCCTTAGGTGAACACAAGGAACTGGTGACCATTAAGGATACTGAAGTGGACTCACCATACAACCTGTATAAGCATACGGGCTTAGGACCAGGGCCCTACAATAGCCCAAGTCTCAGTGCCATCCAGGCTGCCATCTATCCAACAGCCTCAGACTACTTCTACTTTGTAGCGGATATCGAGACCGGGAATGTCTACTATGCGACAACCTTGGAAGAACATGAAGCCCTAGTTGCTAAGTATGTCAATAAGAATAGCAGTCAAGAATCAAGCCTATCATCAAGCGAAACAGAATAA
- a CDS encoding ECF transporter S component: MTQNQRYGSQNKTNQLVKLSVFVALIIIQSWVPMLGNIPTPVLSITYIHVTVILATLWLGWKEGVLVGTAWGLNSWIRALTAPVSPINAQVLSDVMVSVLPRMLMPLILAGLIVVFKSWSKNPRLVGALAGFSGSFLNTFLVLGAIVLFKQEVYMTIKGVDQTGLWQLLGGIIATNGILEAFVAAILTPIFYQVTLQLAKRQGQH, from the coding sequence ATGACTCAAAATCAACGCTATGGTTCGCAAAATAAAACCAACCAACTAGTTAAATTAAGTGTCTTTGTGGCCTTGATTATTATCCAATCATGGGTGCCTATGTTGGGTAACATTCCGACCCCAGTCTTATCCATTACTTACATCCATGTTACCGTCATTTTAGCAACTCTCTGGCTAGGTTGGAAAGAGGGCGTCTTGGTTGGGACGGCTTGGGGATTAAATTCTTGGATTCGTGCCCTAACTGCACCTGTGTCACCCATTAATGCCCAAGTCTTAAGTGATGTCATGGTCAGCGTCTTGCCACGTATGCTCATGCCATTGATTTTGGCCGGCTTGATTGTGGTATTCAAGTCTTGGAGTAAAAATCCACGTCTAGTGGGAGCCTTGGCTGGCTTTAGTGGTAGTTTTCTCAATACTTTCTTGGTTTTAGGAGCTATTGTTTTATTCAAGCAAGAAGTTTATATGACCATTAAAGGGGTAGACCAGACCGGTCTTTGGCAATTATTAGGGGGTATCATTGCGACCAACGGGATCTTGGAAGCTTTTGTCGCAGCTATTCTAACCCCAATTTTCTATCAAGTGACCTTACAACTGGCTAAGCGTCAGGGACAACATTAA
- the liaF gene encoding cell wall-active antibiotics response protein LiaF — protein sequence MIAFLKRHIFQILALAGTALVFELMGRGVTFLLFLGSLVLLVASVYIPIGIFRGMTLVLALTSFFVAIFMTQSIWLVLLVLVLFYWLFRGPNGNEFLVWGESLLHPFGGAKEAYHGVKLIQPQSGQRTLIKRESLIASMESKTNYYEWDDINIVFLGGSSIVDLGNTLLPPEQSTIVIRKLFGRTRLIIPRDVGFRLNISAISGAVVFENQSYSLVGENFRWETAGYAATPRRLNIMISVGFGEVEVIVL from the coding sequence ATGATTGCTTTTTTAAAGCGCCATATTTTCCAGATTTTGGCTTTGGCTGGGACAGCCTTGGTCTTTGAACTCATGGGGCGGGGCGTCACCTTTCTCTTGTTTTTAGGTAGCCTAGTCTTGCTAGTTGCCAGTGTCTACATACCCATCGGGATTTTTAGGGGCATGACCTTGGTTTTGGCCTTGACGAGTTTCTTCGTAGCCATTTTTATGACTCAGTCTATCTGGCTAGTGCTCTTGGTCTTGGTGCTCTTTTATTGGCTCTTCCGGGGACCTAACGGCAATGAGTTCCTAGTTTGGGGAGAGTCACTACTCCATCCCTTCGGTGGTGCCAAGGAAGCCTATCATGGGGTTAAGTTAATTCAACCTCAGAGTGGCCAGCGGACCCTAATCAAGCGTGAATCCCTGATTGCCTCCATGGAATCTAAAACCAATTATTATGAATGGGATGATATCAATATTGTTTTCTTAGGGGGGAGCTCCATTGTCGACTTGGGCAATACCCTCCTGCCGCCTGAGCAATCGACCATTGTCATTCGTAAATTATTTGGCCGTACGCGGCTGATTATTCCGCGTGACGTAGGTTTCCGACTCAATATCTCAGCTATATCAGGCGCGGTGGTCTTCGAGAACCAAAGCTATTCCTTAGTAGGGGAAAACTTCCGTTGGGAGACTGCAGGATATGCCGCAACGCCACGTCGGCTAAATATCATGATTTCTGTTGGCTTTGGTGAAGTGGAGGTGATTGTGCTATGA
- a CDS encoding IreB family regulatory phosphoprotein yields the protein MQSLDETILFSLDDLNKQTIREVLEIVFSALEEKGYDATNQIVGYLLSGDPAYIPRHRDARNLIRRYERDEIVEALVRYYVKGNR from the coding sequence ATGCAATCATTAGATGAAACCATCTTATTTAGCTTAGATGATCTCAATAAACAGACCATTCGCGAAGTACTAGAGATTGTATTTAGCGCCCTAGAAGAAAAGGGGTATGATGCAACCAACCAGATTGTAGGTTATCTCTTGTCAGGAGATCCAGCCTACATTCCACGCCATCGTGACGCCAGAAACTTAATTCGTCGTTATGAGCGCGATGAGATTGTGGAAGCCTTAGTCCGCTACTATGTTAAAGGAAATCGCTAG
- a CDS encoding response regulator, translating to MIKVLLVDDHEMVRLGVSSYLMIQSDMEVVGEASNGLEGYHKALELRPDIILMDLVMDVMDGIEATQKIMADWPQAKIIIVTSFLDDEKVYPAMEAGASSYLLKTSSAAEIAQAIRSTYQGHKVIEPAVTEKIIEHRLDQARPKPHDELTNRELDVLRLIGQGYSNQAIAEELVITLKTVKTHVSNIFTKLEVEDRTQAAIYAVHHHLDGQ from the coding sequence ATGATTAAGGTATTACTAGTGGACGACCATGAAATGGTCCGACTAGGAGTCTCATCATATTTAATGATTCAGTCTGACATGGAAGTAGTGGGGGAAGCCAGTAACGGCTTAGAAGGCTATCATAAGGCCCTTGAATTACGACCAGACATTATCCTCATGGATTTAGTCATGGATGTCATGGATGGGATTGAGGCTACTCAGAAGATTATGGCAGATTGGCCTCAAGCTAAGATTATTATCGTAACCTCCTTCCTGGATGATGAGAAGGTCTATCCGGCCATGGAGGCAGGGGCTAGTTCCTACTTACTTAAGACTTCGTCTGCTGCTGAAATTGCCCAAGCCATCCGTTCTACCTATCAAGGGCACAAGGTGATTGAACCTGCCGTGACAGAGAAGATTATCGAGCACCGATTAGATCAAGCACGGCCTAAGCCTCATGATGAGTTAACTAATCGGGAGTTGGATGTATTACGTCTAATAGGTCAAGGCTACTCCAATCAAGCCATTGCCGAGGAACTGGTCATTACCCTTAAGACGGTTAAGACCCATGTCTCCAATATCTTCACCAAGTTGGAAGTGGAGGATCGGACTCAGGCGGCTATTTACGCGGTTCACCATCATTTGGACGGTCAGTGA
- a CDS encoding HesB/YadR/YfhF family protein gives MELKVDPASVAWFKEEVGLPQGAGVRFLVKVYGCSPINSGFSLAMETNYPSEPGVTYEADGVLFYIESRDEWFFDGHDLSVEFDEGHGEPAYIFVKDGVAVNPLVKEA, from the coding sequence ATGGAATTAAAAGTAGATCCAGCATCAGTTGCTTGGTTTAAGGAAGAAGTAGGATTGCCCCAAGGGGCTGGCGTACGTTTTTTAGTCAAGGTTTATGGTTGTAGCCCTATTAACAGCGGCTTTTCCCTCGCTATGGAAACCAACTACCCGAGTGAACCAGGTGTCACTTATGAAGCAGACGGCGTGCTCTTCTATATTGAGAGTCGTGACGAATGGTTCTTCGATGGACATGATTTGTCGGTTGAGTTTGATGAGGGTCATGGTGAGCCGGCCTATATCTTTGTTAAAGATGGGGTGGCTGTCAATCCCCTAGTGAAGGAGGCTTAA
- a CDS encoding BMP family lipoprotein, whose amino-acid sequence MKKAFGLAATALTVASLVAPVAVNAADFSAVIVTDVGGVDDKSFNQSAWEGLEQFGKENKLEKGVGGYDYLQSNSDSDYVTNLNSAVQANFSLIFGIGYKLEAAVKEAATQYPDKHFAIVDSVVDLPNVASLTFKDNEAAFLAGVAAAKTTKTKQVGFIGGVEGFVIDRFEAGFVEGVKAVDPSIKVEVQYAGSFADAAKGKQLAAAMYSGGADVIFHASGGTGNGVFSEAKDIVTNDPKREVYVIGVDLDQDAEGLVTVDGKERHLTLASTLKGVGSAVKKFAQETKEGKFKSGNTIYGLKDGGVDLTTAQLSPEAKKAVEEYKAKIVKGEITVPEKPNR is encoded by the coding sequence ATGAAGAAAGCTTTTGGATTAGCAGCTACAGCCTTGACAGTAGCAAGTTTGGTAGCACCTGTTGCCGTAAATGCGGCTGATTTTTCTGCAGTGATTGTCACAGACGTAGGTGGGGTAGACGACAAGTCCTTCAACCAAAGCGCCTGGGAAGGTCTTGAGCAATTCGGTAAAGAAAACAAGTTAGAAAAAGGGGTAGGTGGCTATGACTACTTACAATCCAATAGCGACTCTGACTATGTGACTAACCTTAACTCAGCAGTCCAAGCAAACTTCTCCTTAATCTTCGGGATTGGTTATAAATTAGAAGCTGCAGTCAAAGAAGCAGCCACTCAATACCCAGATAAGCACTTTGCTATTGTGGACTCTGTAGTTGACTTACCAAACGTTGCTTCCTTGACCTTCAAGGATAATGAAGCAGCCTTCTTAGCAGGGGTAGCCGCTGCTAAGACCACTAAGACTAAACAAGTTGGTTTTATCGGTGGGGTCGAAGGTTTCGTTATTGACCGTTTTGAAGCTGGTTTCGTTGAAGGCGTAAAAGCAGTTGATCCTTCTATCAAAGTTGAAGTTCAATACGCAGGTTCATTTGCTGATGCAGCTAAAGGGAAACAATTAGCTGCTGCTATGTACTCAGGTGGTGCAGATGTTATCTTCCACGCTTCTGGTGGTACCGGGAACGGTGTCTTCTCTGAAGCTAAGGATATCGTAACTAACGATCCTAAACGTGAAGTATATGTTATCGGGGTTGACTTAGACCAAGATGCAGAAGGTCTAGTCACTGTAGATGGCAAAGAACGTCACTTAACCTTAGCTTCAACACTCAAAGGGGTAGGCTCTGCGGTTAAGAAGTTCGCACAAGAGACCAAAGAAGGTAAATTCAAATCTGGTAACACTATTTACGGCTTGAAAGACGGCGGGGTTGACTTAACGACTGCCCAATTATCACCTGAAGCTAAAAAAGCTGTTGAAGAATACAAAGCTAAAATCGTCAAAGGTGAAATCACTGTACCTGAAAAACCAAATCGTTAA